Proteins encoded in a region of the Coffea eugenioides isolate CCC68of chromosome 4, Ceug_1.0, whole genome shotgun sequence genome:
- the LOC113767880 gene encoding uncharacterized protein LOC113767880 isoform X2, whose protein sequence is MAKGKLILISQYGGEFITKDDGILSYNGGEANAVSINHDTLYDDLKLKIAELYNLDLKTIALKYFLPGNQRNLITLKNEKDLKRMLDFHGNSVTADVFVSGKHGFERPALKNDASRGVGIKLAETVDHVIPPPAANSSGPDVRSRQKNAAAADRVPVITPDNLVDVNVTMESPSRTTSTSTPSSAHGGDYDSDYAPRRVVAGGVSARSPINFDAGSTPADTVKKRRRTASWKVGTKGPVIVSDADNAQEKRSRKKSSRGRFIKVHDDVELKGDPKSGTDDLGSPYGIVIRDQDLPENLVASWRDSITGVGHDFESVKEFRDTLQKYAIAHRFVYKLKKNDTNRASGMCVAEGCPWRIHASWVPASQSFRIKKFDNVHTCGGEAWKSAHPGRNWLVSIIKERLRESPHHKPKDIANGIFRDFGIELNYTQVWRGLEHAREQLQGSYKDSYNQLPSFCEKVMETNPGSFANLVTNDDKRLKCLFVSFHCLIHGFQNGCRPLLFLESTSLKSKYQEMLLTATAVDADDGFFPVAFGIVDVENNDNWRWFLEQLNSAISTSQPITFVSEREKGLKNSVLEVFENAYHGYSMFHLVESFRRSLRGPFHGADGRGVLPGIFLSAAHAVRIGSYKKFTEQIKQISSQAYDWVIQIEPECWTSLLFKGERYNYITENVSELYTKLMEDVQEATIMQKIEALVCMISGLVKNRQTLSSLWSSKLTPSIEKKLQEDALKARSLKVLFSSDILAEVHDDCTHVVNIESQECTCLEWKENGLPCRHAIAVLNCRGKSIYDYCPKHFTVESFCSIYSASLNPIPDIGKPIDKEEADSDSVQVLPPNPPKLTPEQKKEQARKEALNRRTVTCTRCKEPGHNKASCKATL, encoded by the exons ATGGCAAAGGGGAAACTCATACTGATCAGCCAGTATGGTGGTGAATTTATAACAAAAGATGATGGGATCTTATCTTATAATGGAGGAGAGGCAAATGCTGTGAGCATCAATCATGATACCTTGTATGATgatttgaagttgaagattgctgaaTTGTACAATTTGGATCTGAAAACTATTGCGCTCAAGTACTTTCTCCCAGGAAATCAACGAAATCTTATTACTTTGAAGAATGAAAAGGACCTAAAGAGGATGCTTGATTTTCATGGGAACTCAGTGACAGCTGATGTCTTTGTATCTGGGAAACATGGGTTTGAGCGTCCAGCCTTGAAGAATGATGCCTCAAG GGGAGTTGGCATAAAATTGGCAGAGACTGTGGACCATGTAATTCCTCCCCCAGCTGCTAATAGTTCTGGCCCTGATGTAAGATCTAGGCAAAAGAATGCTGCAGCTGCTGATAGAGTTCCGGTTATTACGCCTGATAATTTGGTGGATGTCAATGTAACTATGGAGAGTCCAAGCAGAACCACCAGCACATCTACTCCTTCCTCTGCGCATGGTGGTGATTATGATTCCGATTATGCTCCCCGCCGTGTTGTTGCTGGTGGTGTTTCTGCTCGTAGCCCCATCAACTTTGATGCAGGTAGCACCCCAGCAGATACAGTCAAAAAGAGAAGGCGTACTGCTTCTTGGAAAGTTGGTACCAAGGGTCCAGTTATTGTGTCAGATGCAGATAACGCACAAGAAAAGCGATCTCGTAAGAAGAGTAGCAGAGGCAGATTTATCAAGGTACATGATGACGTTGAACTGAAAGGAGATCCTAAGTCAGGGACAGATGATCTGGGGAGTCCCTACGGTATTGTTATTCGTGATCAAGATCTTCCAGAAAATCTGGTTGCTTCATGGAGAGATAGCATTACCGGAGTAGGTCATGACTTTGAAAGTGTGAAAGAGTTTCGAGATACCCTGCAGAAGTATGCTATTGCTCATCGTTTTGTCTACAAACTAAAAAAGAATGATACAAATCGTGCTAGTGGCATGTGTGTTGCTGAAGGCTGTCCTTGGAGGATTCATGCATCTTGGGTTCCTGCATCTCAATCATTTAGGATTAAGAAGTTCGATAATGTACACACATGTGGAGGGGAAGCTTGGAAATCTGCTCATCCCGGAAGGAATTGGCTGGTTAGCATTATAAAGGAGAGGTTACGAGAGTCCCCACATCATAAACCCAAGGATATTGCTAATGGCATTTTCCGGGACTTTGGGATCGAACTAAATTATACACAAGTGTGGCGTGGGCTGGAGCATGCCAGGGAGCAGCTTCAAGGTTCATACAAAGATTCGTACAATCAGTTACCATCTTTTTGTGAGAAAGTGATGGAGACAAATCCTGGTAGCTTTGCCAATCTCGTCACTAATGATGACAAAAGGCTTAAATGCCTTTTTGTCTCATTTCACTGCTTAATACATGGTTTTCAAAATGGTTGTCGCCCCCTTCTTTTTCTTGAATCAACATCATTAAAGTCAAAATACCAGGAAATGTTGTTGACAGCCACTGCAGTCGACGCAGATGATGGGTTCTTCCCAGTTGCCTTTGGCATAGTTGACGTTGAAAATAATGACAATTGGCGTTGGTTTCTGGAACAATTGAATTCTGCAATTTCAACTTCCCAGCCCATCACTTTTGTCTCAGAGAGGGAAAAGGGTTTAAAGAACTCTGTGCTTGAGGTATTTGAGAATGCTTATCATGGTTATTCCATGTTCCACCTTGTTGAAAGCTTCAGGAGGAGTTTGAGAGGTCCATTTCACGGGGCTGATGGAAGAGGTGTCTTGCCTGGTATTTTTCTTTCCGCTGCTCATGCTGTCCGAATTGGTAGTTACAAAAAATTCACTGAACAAATAAAGCAGATCTCATCACAAGCATATGATTGGGTAATCCAAATAGAGCCAGAGTGTTGGACAAGTTTGCTATTTAAGGGAGAGCGTTATAACTATATCACTGAAAATGTCTCTGAACTGTACACCAAGCTTATGGAGGACGTCCAGGAGGCTACAATAATGCAGAAGATTGAGGCTCTCGTATGTATGATTAGTGGTTTGGTTAAGAATCGGCAAACGCTGTCAAGTTTGTGGTCTTCTAAACTAACTCCATCAATTGAGAAAAAGCTGCAGGAAGATGCACTTAAAGCCCGCAGTCTGAAAGTGTTGTTCTCGTCTGATATCCTTGCTGAGGTTCATGATGATTGCACCCATGTTGTGAACATTGAAAGCCAGGAATGTACTTGCCTGGAATGGAAAGAGAATGGTCTACCATGCCGGCATGCTATTGCTGTCTTAAATTGCAGGGGCAAAAGCATTTATGATTACTGCCCAAAACATTTCACCGTAGAGAGTTTTTGTTCAATATATTCTGCATCCTTGAACCCTATACCTGACATTGGCAAGCCTATAGACAAGGAAGAGGCTGATTCAGACTCAGTACAGGTGCTTCCCCCAAATCCCCCTAAATTAACTCCTGAACAGAAGAAGGAACAGGCGAGAAAGGAGGCGCTGAATAGGAGGACAGTCACTTGTACTAGGTGCAAGGAGCCAGGACACAATAAAGCCTCGTGCAAAGCAACTTTGTAA
- the LOC113767880 gene encoding uncharacterized protein LOC113767880 isoform X1, translated as MAKGKLILISQYGGEFITKDDGILSYNGGEANAVSINHDTLYDDLKLKIAELYNLDLKTIALKYFLPGNQRNLITLKNEKDLKRMLDFHGNSVTADVFVSGKHGFERPALKNDASSGNTSRGVGIKLAETVDHVIPPPAANSSGPDVRSRQKNAAAADRVPVITPDNLVDVNVTMESPSRTTSTSTPSSAHGGDYDSDYAPRRVVAGGVSARSPINFDAGSTPADTVKKRRRTASWKVGTKGPVIVSDADNAQEKRSRKKSSRGRFIKVHDDVELKGDPKSGTDDLGSPYGIVIRDQDLPENLVASWRDSITGVGHDFESVKEFRDTLQKYAIAHRFVYKLKKNDTNRASGMCVAEGCPWRIHASWVPASQSFRIKKFDNVHTCGGEAWKSAHPGRNWLVSIIKERLRESPHHKPKDIANGIFRDFGIELNYTQVWRGLEHAREQLQGSYKDSYNQLPSFCEKVMETNPGSFANLVTNDDKRLKCLFVSFHCLIHGFQNGCRPLLFLESTSLKSKYQEMLLTATAVDADDGFFPVAFGIVDVENNDNWRWFLEQLNSAISTSQPITFVSEREKGLKNSVLEVFENAYHGYSMFHLVESFRRSLRGPFHGADGRGVLPGIFLSAAHAVRIGSYKKFTEQIKQISSQAYDWVIQIEPECWTSLLFKGERYNYITENVSELYTKLMEDVQEATIMQKIEALVCMISGLVKNRQTLSSLWSSKLTPSIEKKLQEDALKARSLKVLFSSDILAEVHDDCTHVVNIESQECTCLEWKENGLPCRHAIAVLNCRGKSIYDYCPKHFTVESFCSIYSASLNPIPDIGKPIDKEEADSDSVQVLPPNPPKLTPEQKKEQARKEALNRRTVTCTRCKEPGHNKASCKATL; from the exons ATGGCAAAGGGGAAACTCATACTGATCAGCCAGTATGGTGGTGAATTTATAACAAAAGATGATGGGATCTTATCTTATAATGGAGGAGAGGCAAATGCTGTGAGCATCAATCATGATACCTTGTATGATgatttgaagttgaagattgctgaaTTGTACAATTTGGATCTGAAAACTATTGCGCTCAAGTACTTTCTCCCAGGAAATCAACGAAATCTTATTACTTTGAAGAATGAAAAGGACCTAAAGAGGATGCTTGATTTTCATGGGAACTCAGTGACAGCTGATGTCTTTGTATCTGGGAAACATGGGTTTGAGCGTCCAGCCTTGAAGAATGATGCCTCAAG TGGTAATACATCCAGGGGAGTTGGCATAAAATTGGCAGAGACTGTGGACCATGTAATTCCTCCCCCAGCTGCTAATAGTTCTGGCCCTGATGTAAGATCTAGGCAAAAGAATGCTGCAGCTGCTGATAGAGTTCCGGTTATTACGCCTGATAATTTGGTGGATGTCAATGTAACTATGGAGAGTCCAAGCAGAACCACCAGCACATCTACTCCTTCCTCTGCGCATGGTGGTGATTATGATTCCGATTATGCTCCCCGCCGTGTTGTTGCTGGTGGTGTTTCTGCTCGTAGCCCCATCAACTTTGATGCAGGTAGCACCCCAGCAGATACAGTCAAAAAGAGAAGGCGTACTGCTTCTTGGAAAGTTGGTACCAAGGGTCCAGTTATTGTGTCAGATGCAGATAACGCACAAGAAAAGCGATCTCGTAAGAAGAGTAGCAGAGGCAGATTTATCAAGGTACATGATGACGTTGAACTGAAAGGAGATCCTAAGTCAGGGACAGATGATCTGGGGAGTCCCTACGGTATTGTTATTCGTGATCAAGATCTTCCAGAAAATCTGGTTGCTTCATGGAGAGATAGCATTACCGGAGTAGGTCATGACTTTGAAAGTGTGAAAGAGTTTCGAGATACCCTGCAGAAGTATGCTATTGCTCATCGTTTTGTCTACAAACTAAAAAAGAATGATACAAATCGTGCTAGTGGCATGTGTGTTGCTGAAGGCTGTCCTTGGAGGATTCATGCATCTTGGGTTCCTGCATCTCAATCATTTAGGATTAAGAAGTTCGATAATGTACACACATGTGGAGGGGAAGCTTGGAAATCTGCTCATCCCGGAAGGAATTGGCTGGTTAGCATTATAAAGGAGAGGTTACGAGAGTCCCCACATCATAAACCCAAGGATATTGCTAATGGCATTTTCCGGGACTTTGGGATCGAACTAAATTATACACAAGTGTGGCGTGGGCTGGAGCATGCCAGGGAGCAGCTTCAAGGTTCATACAAAGATTCGTACAATCAGTTACCATCTTTTTGTGAGAAAGTGATGGAGACAAATCCTGGTAGCTTTGCCAATCTCGTCACTAATGATGACAAAAGGCTTAAATGCCTTTTTGTCTCATTTCACTGCTTAATACATGGTTTTCAAAATGGTTGTCGCCCCCTTCTTTTTCTTGAATCAACATCATTAAAGTCAAAATACCAGGAAATGTTGTTGACAGCCACTGCAGTCGACGCAGATGATGGGTTCTTCCCAGTTGCCTTTGGCATAGTTGACGTTGAAAATAATGACAATTGGCGTTGGTTTCTGGAACAATTGAATTCTGCAATTTCAACTTCCCAGCCCATCACTTTTGTCTCAGAGAGGGAAAAGGGTTTAAAGAACTCTGTGCTTGAGGTATTTGAGAATGCTTATCATGGTTATTCCATGTTCCACCTTGTTGAAAGCTTCAGGAGGAGTTTGAGAGGTCCATTTCACGGGGCTGATGGAAGAGGTGTCTTGCCTGGTATTTTTCTTTCCGCTGCTCATGCTGTCCGAATTGGTAGTTACAAAAAATTCACTGAACAAATAAAGCAGATCTCATCACAAGCATATGATTGGGTAATCCAAATAGAGCCAGAGTGTTGGACAAGTTTGCTATTTAAGGGAGAGCGTTATAACTATATCACTGAAAATGTCTCTGAACTGTACACCAAGCTTATGGAGGACGTCCAGGAGGCTACAATAATGCAGAAGATTGAGGCTCTCGTATGTATGATTAGTGGTTTGGTTAAGAATCGGCAAACGCTGTCAAGTTTGTGGTCTTCTAAACTAACTCCATCAATTGAGAAAAAGCTGCAGGAAGATGCACTTAAAGCCCGCAGTCTGAAAGTGTTGTTCTCGTCTGATATCCTTGCTGAGGTTCATGATGATTGCACCCATGTTGTGAACATTGAAAGCCAGGAATGTACTTGCCTGGAATGGAAAGAGAATGGTCTACCATGCCGGCATGCTATTGCTGTCTTAAATTGCAGGGGCAAAAGCATTTATGATTACTGCCCAAAACATTTCACCGTAGAGAGTTTTTGTTCAATATATTCTGCATCCTTGAACCCTATACCTGACATTGGCAAGCCTATAGACAAGGAAGAGGCTGATTCAGACTCAGTACAGGTGCTTCCCCCAAATCCCCCTAAATTAACTCCTGAACAGAAGAAGGAACAGGCGAGAAAGGAGGCGCTGAATAGGAGGACAGTCACTTGTACTAGGTGCAAGGAGCCAGGACACAATAAAGCCTCGTGCAAAGCAACTTTGTAA
- the LOC113768162 gene encoding alcohol dehydrogenase-like 6 isoform X1 — translation MLSSISTPAVITCKAAVAWGAGEALVMEEVEVSPPQPMEIRIKVVATSLCRSDVTAWLSQAHIRIFPRIFGHEASGIVESVGQGVTEFEPGDHVLTLFTGECMKCKHCTSNKSNMCQVLGLERQGLMHSDHKTRFSIKGKPIFHYCAVSSFSEYTVVHSGCAVKISSTAPLDRICLLSCGVAAGLGAAWKVADISEGSTVAIFGLGTVGLSVAQGAKLRGASRIIGIDINPEKSEKAKAFGVTDFLNSSECKEPIQQVIKRITDGGADYSFECIGDTDMITTALQSCCDGWGMTVTLGVPKVKPVITAHYAFFLTGRTLRGSLFGGWKPKSDIPTLVDMYLKKEIQIDELITHDLPFEDVNKAFDLMREGNCLRCVIHMPK, via the exons ATGTTGTCCTCAATTTCAACGCCTGCTGTCATCACTTGCAAGG CTGCTGTGGCATGGGGAGCTGGAGAAGCACTGGTGATGGAGGAGGTGGAAGTCAGCCCTCCCCAGCCTATGGAGATTCGTATCAAGGTTGTAGCTACTTCACTTTGTCGCAGCGACGTTACCGCTTGGCTTTCCCAG GCACACATTCGTATATTTCCCAGGATTTTTGGGCATGAAGCATCAGG TATTGTTGAGAGTGTGGGGCAAGGAGTAACTGAATTTGAACCAGGAGACCATGTCCTAACTTTGTTTACTGGAGAATGCATGAAATGTAAACACTGCACCTCAAATAAAAGCAATATGTGCCAGGTGCTAGGCTTGGAACGGCAAGGTCTAATGCATAGCGATCATAAAACACGCTTCTCAATAAAGGGGAAGCCTATTTTCCACTATTGTGCAGTTTCAAGTTTCAGTGAATACACAGTTGTGCACTCTGGATGTGCTGTTAAAATTAGCTCGACTGCTCCTCTTGATAGAATATGCCTGCTCAGTTGTGGTGTTGCAGCAG GACTAGGTGCAGCTTGGAAGGTTGCTGATATATCTGAAGGGTCAACTGTGGCCATTTTTGGTCTTGGAACTGTTGGTCTTTCT GTTGCCCAAGGTGCTAAGCTAAGGGGAGCATCTCGAATCATTGGCATTGACATTAATCCTGAAAAGAGCGAGAAAG CAAAGGCTTTTGGAGTAACGGACTTTTTAAACTCAAGTGAATGCAAAGAACCAATTCAGCAG GTTATAAAACGCATCACAGATGGAGGGGCTGACTACTCCTTTGAATGTATTGGCGATACAGACATGATTACAACTGCATTACAGTCTTGTTGTGAT GGATGGGGCATGACTGTTACTCTTGgtgtaccaaaagtgaaaccagTGATAACAGCTcattatgcattttttcttactgGAAGAACATTAAGAGGTTCCCTTTTTGGGGGATGGAAACCAAAATCTGATATCCCGACATTGGTGGACATGTATTTGAAGAAG
- the LOC113768162 gene encoding alcohol dehydrogenase-like 6 isoform X3 — MLSSISTPAVITCKAAVAWGAGEALVMEEVEVSPPQPMEIRIKVVATSLCRSDVTAWLSQAHIRIFPRIFGHEASGIVESVGQGVTEFEPGDHVLTLFTGECMKCKHCTSNKSNMCQVLGLERQGLMHSDHKTRFSIKGKPIFHYCAVSSFSEYTVVHSGCAVKISSTAPLDRICLLSCGVAAGLGAAWKVADISEGSTVAIFGLGTVGLSVAQGAKLRGASRIIGIDINPEKSEKAKAFGVTDFLNSSECKEPIQQVIKRITDGGADYSFECIGDTDMITTALQSCCDGWGMTVTLGVPKVKPVITAHYAFFLTGRTLRGSLFGGWKPKSDIPTLVDMYLKKVGNSFYWELGWS; from the exons ATGTTGTCCTCAATTTCAACGCCTGCTGTCATCACTTGCAAGG CTGCTGTGGCATGGGGAGCTGGAGAAGCACTGGTGATGGAGGAGGTGGAAGTCAGCCCTCCCCAGCCTATGGAGATTCGTATCAAGGTTGTAGCTACTTCACTTTGTCGCAGCGACGTTACCGCTTGGCTTTCCCAG GCACACATTCGTATATTTCCCAGGATTTTTGGGCATGAAGCATCAGG TATTGTTGAGAGTGTGGGGCAAGGAGTAACTGAATTTGAACCAGGAGACCATGTCCTAACTTTGTTTACTGGAGAATGCATGAAATGTAAACACTGCACCTCAAATAAAAGCAATATGTGCCAGGTGCTAGGCTTGGAACGGCAAGGTCTAATGCATAGCGATCATAAAACACGCTTCTCAATAAAGGGGAAGCCTATTTTCCACTATTGTGCAGTTTCAAGTTTCAGTGAATACACAGTTGTGCACTCTGGATGTGCTGTTAAAATTAGCTCGACTGCTCCTCTTGATAGAATATGCCTGCTCAGTTGTGGTGTTGCAGCAG GACTAGGTGCAGCTTGGAAGGTTGCTGATATATCTGAAGGGTCAACTGTGGCCATTTTTGGTCTTGGAACTGTTGGTCTTTCT GTTGCCCAAGGTGCTAAGCTAAGGGGAGCATCTCGAATCATTGGCATTGACATTAATCCTGAAAAGAGCGAGAAAG CAAAGGCTTTTGGAGTAACGGACTTTTTAAACTCAAGTGAATGCAAAGAACCAATTCAGCAG GTTATAAAACGCATCACAGATGGAGGGGCTGACTACTCCTTTGAATGTATTGGCGATACAGACATGATTACAACTGCATTACAGTCTTGTTGTGAT GGATGGGGCATGACTGTTACTCTTGgtgtaccaaaagtgaaaccagTGATAACAGCTcattatgcattttttcttactgGAAGAACATTAAGAGGTTCCCTTTTTGGGGGATGGAAACCAAAATCTGATATCCCGACATTGGTGGACATGTATTTGAAGAAG GTGGGGAATAGTTTCTATTGGGAATTGGGATGGAGTTGA